From the genome of Callithrix jacchus isolate 240 chromosome 7, calJac240_pri, whole genome shotgun sequence, one region includes:
- the ERRFI1 gene encoding ERBB receptor feedback inhibitor 1 isoform X1 has product MSTAGIAAQEIRVPLKTGFLHNGRAMGNMKKTCWSSRSEFTNNFLNIDPTTMAYDLNPSAQERLIPLGHASRSAPMNGHCFAENGPSQKTSLPPLLIPPSENLGPHEEDQVVCGFKKLTVNGVCASTPPLTPIKNSSSLFPCAPLCERGSRPLPPLPISESLSLDDTDCEVEFLTSSDTDFLLEDSTLSDFKYDVPGRRSFRGCGQINYAYFDTPAVSAADLSYVSDQNGGVPDPNPPPPQTHRRLRRSHSGPAGSFNKPAIRISSCCIHRASPNSDEDKPEVPPRVPIPPRPVKPDYRRWSAEVTSSTYSDEDRPPKVPPREPLSPSNSRTPSPKSLPSYLNGVMPPTQSFAPDPKYVSSKALQRQNSEGSANKVPCILPIIENGKKVSSTHYYLLPERPPYLDKYEKFFREAEETNAGAQIQPLPADCGIASATEKPDSKTKMDTGGHVKRKHFSYVVSP; this is encoded by the exons ATGTCAACAGCAGGAATTGCTGCTCAGGAGATCAGAGTCCCATTAAAAACTGGATTTCTACATAATGGCCGAGCCATGGGGAATATGAAGAAGACCTGCTGGAGCAGTCGCAGTGAGTTTACAAA caactttttaaatattgatcCCACAACCATGGCCTACGATCTGAACCCTTCTGCTCAGGAGCGCCTAATACCACTTG GGCACGCTTCCAGATCTGCTCCGATGAATGGCCACTGCTTTGCAGAAAATGGCCCATCTCAAAAGACCAGCTTGCCCCCTCTTCTTATTCCCCCAAGTGAAAACTTGGGACCACATGAAGAGGATCAAGTTGTATGTGGTTTTAAGAAACTCACAGTGAACGGGGTTTGTGCTTCCACTCCTCCACTGACACCCATCAAAAActcctcttcccttttcccctGTGCCCCGCTTTGTGAACGGGGTTCTCGGCCTCTTCCACCATTGCCAATCTCCGAATCCCTCTCTCTGGATGACACAGACTGTGAGGTGGAATTCCTAACTAGCTCAGATACAGACTTCCTTTTAGAAGACTctacactttctgatttcaaatatgATGTTCCTGGCAGGCGAAGCTTCCGTGGGTGTGGACAAATTAACTATGCATATTTTGATACCCCAGCTGTTTCTGCAGCAGATCTCAGCTACGTGTCTGACCAAAATGGAGGTGTCCCAGATCCAAATCCTCCTCCACCTCAGACCCACCGAAGATTAAGAAGGTCTCATTCGGGACCAGCTGGCTCCTTTAACAAGCCAGCCATAAGGATATCCAGCTGTTGCATACACAGAGCTTCTCCTAACTCCGATGAAGACAAACCTGAGGTTCCCCCCAGAGTTCCCATACCTCCTAGGCCAGTAAAGCCAGATTATAGAAGATGGTCAGCAGAAGTTACTTCGAGCACCTATAGTGATGAAGACAGGCCTCCAAAAGTACCGCCGAGAGAACCTTTGTCACCGAGTAACTCGCGCACACCGAGTCCCAAAAGCCTCCCGTCTTACCTCAATGGGGTCATGCCCCCAACACAGAGCTTTGCCCCTGATCCCAAGTATGTCAGCAGCAAAGCCCTGCAGAGACAGAACAGCGAAGGATCTGCCAATAAGGTTCCTTGCATTCTGCCCATTATTGAGAATGGGAAGAAGGTTAGTTCAACACATTATTACCTACTACCTGAGCGACCACCATACCTggacaaatatgaaaaattttttagggaagcagaagaaacaaatgCAGGTGCCCAAATCCAGCCATTACCTGCTGACTGCGGTATAGCTTCAGCCACAGAGAAGCcggactcaaaaacaaaaatggatacGGGGGGCCACGTGAAGCGTAAACATTTCTCCTATGTGGTTTCTCCTTAG
- the ERRFI1 gene encoding ERBB receptor feedback inhibitor 1 isoform X2, translating into MNGHCFAENGPSQKTSLPPLLIPPSENLGPHEEDQVVCGFKKLTVNGVCASTPPLTPIKNSSSLFPCAPLCERGSRPLPPLPISESLSLDDTDCEVEFLTSSDTDFLLEDSTLSDFKYDVPGRRSFRGCGQINYAYFDTPAVSAADLSYVSDQNGGVPDPNPPPPQTHRRLRRSHSGPAGSFNKPAIRISSCCIHRASPNSDEDKPEVPPRVPIPPRPVKPDYRRWSAEVTSSTYSDEDRPPKVPPREPLSPSNSRTPSPKSLPSYLNGVMPPTQSFAPDPKYVSSKALQRQNSEGSANKVPCILPIIENGKKVSSTHYYLLPERPPYLDKYEKFFREAEETNAGAQIQPLPADCGIASATEKPDSKTKMDTGGHVKRKHFSYVVSP; encoded by the coding sequence ATGAATGGCCACTGCTTTGCAGAAAATGGCCCATCTCAAAAGACCAGCTTGCCCCCTCTTCTTATTCCCCCAAGTGAAAACTTGGGACCACATGAAGAGGATCAAGTTGTATGTGGTTTTAAGAAACTCACAGTGAACGGGGTTTGTGCTTCCACTCCTCCACTGACACCCATCAAAAActcctcttcccttttcccctGTGCCCCGCTTTGTGAACGGGGTTCTCGGCCTCTTCCACCATTGCCAATCTCCGAATCCCTCTCTCTGGATGACACAGACTGTGAGGTGGAATTCCTAACTAGCTCAGATACAGACTTCCTTTTAGAAGACTctacactttctgatttcaaatatgATGTTCCTGGCAGGCGAAGCTTCCGTGGGTGTGGACAAATTAACTATGCATATTTTGATACCCCAGCTGTTTCTGCAGCAGATCTCAGCTACGTGTCTGACCAAAATGGAGGTGTCCCAGATCCAAATCCTCCTCCACCTCAGACCCACCGAAGATTAAGAAGGTCTCATTCGGGACCAGCTGGCTCCTTTAACAAGCCAGCCATAAGGATATCCAGCTGTTGCATACACAGAGCTTCTCCTAACTCCGATGAAGACAAACCTGAGGTTCCCCCCAGAGTTCCCATACCTCCTAGGCCAGTAAAGCCAGATTATAGAAGATGGTCAGCAGAAGTTACTTCGAGCACCTATAGTGATGAAGACAGGCCTCCAAAAGTACCGCCGAGAGAACCTTTGTCACCGAGTAACTCGCGCACACCGAGTCCCAAAAGCCTCCCGTCTTACCTCAATGGGGTCATGCCCCCAACACAGAGCTTTGCCCCTGATCCCAAGTATGTCAGCAGCAAAGCCCTGCAGAGACAGAACAGCGAAGGATCTGCCAATAAGGTTCCTTGCATTCTGCCCATTATTGAGAATGGGAAGAAGGTTAGTTCAACACATTATTACCTACTACCTGAGCGACCACCATACCTggacaaatatgaaaaattttttagggaagcagaagaaacaaatgCAGGTGCCCAAATCCAGCCATTACCTGCTGACTGCGGTATAGCTTCAGCCACAGAGAAGCcggactcaaaaacaaaaatggatacGGGGGGCCACGTGAAGCGTAAACATTTCTCCTATGTGGTTTCTCCTTAG